Genomic window (Alteromonas pelagimontana):
ATAAAAGCAGGATTTGCAGATTTATCGCCTAATGCCCGCCGTAGCTGATTAATTGCTTTATGAACCGGATTGTCACCTACATCTTCGTTCTGCCAGCAAGATGACAATATTTCCTCAACAGTAACCACCTGAGGGTGTTTTGCGCAAAGAAGCACCAACACATCCATGACTTTGGGTTCAATATGGCGGCGGGTTTTACCTAGACGAAGGGTATTATCTGAAGGCGTAACCTTCCATTCTCCGAGAAAAATCAGTTGGGGGTTCATAAATTTGCAGGCGCTCACTACTACTTGCACAAAGCGCAAAGCAGGGAAATGATTCTATTAGTTACTTGGAAACATCGGCAGAACGTCAGAAAACCTGAAAGGAAATTGCATTATTCTACGAAATTCATCTTAATATTCGTGTTTTCGCATTGCTGAACATGAAATACTGCCCGCTGCAGCGACCGGTGGAAGTGGTGAAATAATACTAATCCGCATCAATGTGGATTAGTATTATAGTTAAAGCAATTTCGCAGATCCTGCGCTGCTACTTCCTCAACATTTCGTCGTCGTCAGCTTTTAGTAACAAGCGCTTGCTGCCCACAAGGCATTTTTTTGCATAGTCACCAAACCATTTACCGATGGAAAGAAACTGTTTGATAAACGCTTTTTTATCTCCGCTTTCCAGCACGTCAAGCGCATCGCCAAACCGATTATGGAACCGCCTTAACAGCGCAAAGTTCTTGGGATTGTGAAAAATAATATCGGCGTACAACTCAGGTGCCTGAGCAAATAGTCTGCCAACCATGGCAAGTTCCAGTCGATAAATAGGCGAGCTAAATACCGTCAACGAACGCAAATCAGGATTTTCGCCTTTTAAATGCGCACCGTAAACAAAGGTATTGAAGTGGCGCATTACCTGAATATAAGCCATTGCCTGATCATGTTCTTCCGCTGAACTATAATGGAGGGCGGCACCCCAGGTGATCATTTGTTGCAACAGCCATTCGTAGCTGGCTTCGTGCCGACCATGACACACCACTACCACTTGTTTAATCATTCCGGGTGAATCTGGCCCAAACATTGGATGCAAACCCACAACCGGCCCCTGGTGAGTTTCGAGCATGGCTTCAAGGGGTTTTGCTTTAACACTGGTAATATCAGCAAGAATACAGTCTCGCGGTAAGTTGTTTAACCTGCGGATGACGCTCTCCGTAAGCGTAATAGGCACGGCGACAACAACCAGTTTCGCGTTGGCCAATACGGTGGCAATGGCGGGTTTTTCCCAGTCATCCTTTTCAACCACACTCACATTGTAGCTGCTTTTTTCAAACAACCCGACAAACACTCGTCCTAGCGCCCCGCGACCGCCCACAATAACAATATTGCCAGCCTCGGGATTAACGCACCGGTATCGATTATTTTGAGTGTGGTAGGATTCGCGCATAATCCGGCGCAACAAATCTTCAGTAAGATCAGCGGAAACGCCAGCCTCTTCGGCTTGAGCACGTCGTTTAGCGATCAACGCCTTCTCTCTTTCAGGAACATAGACAGGCATACCGGTCTCTGCCTTTACCTGTCCGACCTGAGTCGTGAGCTCTGCGCGTTTTGCAAGAAGCTGAACAAGCTGGGAATCCAGCTCGTCAATGCCCTTTCGCAAGTAATTGAGGCGCTGTGAGAAATCAGTCATATTGTAAAGCCATTAGCCTTTTCAGCGCTTATGCCACGGCATCGCGTTTGTTTTGCCGTAACGGTAACACCGTAATCAATTTATCTCTGGTTTGGGAAATTAGATTTTCTGTCGTTGCCCAATCTATACAGCCATCGGTAATAGACACGCCATATTCCAGTTCGTCGGGCTTCTTACCCTCTGCTTTCTGGCTCCCTGCATGGATATGACTTTCCAGCATTACACCTATAATCGATTGATTACCTTCCAAAATCTGATTCACCACATTTTGCGCCACCAATGGCTGACGACGGTAATCTTTACTGGAATTGGCGTGGCTACAGTCTACCATCAGGCCGGCAGTAAGGTTTGCGTTGACGAGTTCCCCCTCACATTCAGATACACAGACTGAGTCATAATTAGGCTGCTTGCCACCGCGCAAGATAATATGTCCGTCGGGGTTCCCGCGGGTACCGATAATGCTGACCTGCCCTTGTTTATTTATTCCCATAAAGCGATGGCCAGACGCTGCAGACTTCAACGCATTGATGGCAATATCTAAACTACCGTCGGTACCATTTTTAAAGCCTACTGGCATAGACAAACCGCTGGCCATTTCCCGGTGCGTCTGTGATTCGGCGGTTCTGGCTCCAATGGCACTCCAACTGAAAAGTTCGGCGAGATATTGCGGACTGATAGGATCCAGTGCTTCGGTGGCAACAGGAAGCTGCAGTTCTGCTAACCAGATTAGAAGTTCGCGCGCTTTCCTTAGGCCCGCTTCAATATCAAAAGTACCATCAATATGGGGATCGTTGATTAACCCTTTCCAGCCCGTGGTAGTGCGTGGTTTTTCAAAATATACGCGCATAACGATAAACAGCGTATCTTTACAGGATTCGTGAAGTTCTTTTAGGCGCAGCGCATAATCTTTTGCTGCATCAATATCATGAATTGAACAAGGCCCACAGACCACTAAAAAACGATGATCCCGGCCATGGATAATATCGGAAATCGTCTTACGCGCCTCGGAGATTGCCTGAAGTGCAGAATCTGAGACGGGTAATTCAGCCGCTAGCGCATCCGGCGTCACTAGTACATCTTCGGCGCTCACATGTACGTTATTAACTGTGTCCTTAATCATAAAATTCTCTTGGTAATAAGGCAAAAAAACCAGTGGGTGAAAGAGGCAATGTTTATCATGCAGCCACACCATCGTGTATCTACAGAACGATTACAACTACTGTAAAATTATATTTACATCTAAAAAGTGACTTTATAACTCGCCCTCATTGACTTTTTACCTATCATTGATATGGAAAGCAACCTCAAACGCAGATTTATTTTTTTGCGTTGGTTTTGGGAATCCTTATCTAAATAAGAGAACACGTAAATTTTAAAAATTTCGTGGTGCCGTTACCACAGTTCCCGCTTGAACGTGAGTGTTGGCGGGAACTATTGCACCTGGGCAAATAGTCACTCCAGCGCCTAAAACAACATTTTCTCCCACCATCACCGGTAGCGCCTGTTGCCACCCCTGCGCGCGCCTTTTTGCATCTTTATGATGAGTAAGCGCACTAATAACTACCCTATCTTCTAGCGTGACATTTTTGTCAAAACGGATGCTACTCGCATCGAGCATAACGACATTATCCCCTACACTCAGCCCTTCTGCTGCGAATATGTTAACACCATAATCACAATAAAATTGCTTCCCGACGCTTAATGATGAAGGCGATACATTGGGAAGCAGAGTTTGCAACTTAGCAAGACGTTCTGCACTATCGGGTAAGAGTTGATTGATTTCCTGACAACGGATTTTGGTCGCGGCTCTTGCCTGGCTAAGCAACTTTGCCCCGGTCAGATACCATTGTCCGCTTACCATCTTTTGCCACTCTGGATGAGAAGTGTCTACTGTCGGCATGATCACACAAACAAGTTAAGAATGAAGATGAAGATATTACAGCTACAAAAAAGCCCGCTGTAAAGCGGGCTTTTCGAAGTTAACAGTAACGCAAGGATTAGTAATCTTAGTTAAGCTTCTCTTTGATACGTGCAGATTTACCTGAACGCTCACGCAGATAGTAAAGCTTAGCACGACGAACCGCACCACGACGTTTCACTTCAATAGAAGAGATTGCCGGGCTGTGTGTTTGGAAAACACGCTCAACGCCTTCGCCGCTTGAGATTTTACGTACTGTAAAAGCTGAGTGCAGGCCACGGTTACGTTTAGCAATAACAACACCTTCATATGCCTGAAGACGCTCTTTGTCACCTTCGGTAACGCGAACTTTAACGATAACTGTGTCGCCTGGACCAAATGCAGGGACATCAGTTTTGAGCTGTGCTTGCTCGATTTTCTTGATGATATCTTGACTGACTTTGCTCATCATATCCTCTCGTCCTAGTTAACTGTCATCTTGCTGCAACTGCAATTTAAACGTATCGAGTAAACGCTGTTGCTCCTCAGTCAGAGCTAGGTGATTTAGTAATTCAGGGCGACGCTGCCAGGTTCTACCTAACGATTGCATGAGTCGCCACTGCCTGATTTTTTCGTGATCACCACTTAACAACACTGGCGGCACCGCTTCGCCGTCGAGCACTTCAGGCCGCGTATAATGCGGACAATCCAGTAACCCGTCGGTAAAAGAATCTTCAACTGCTGAAGCCTGATGGCCCAACACGCCGGGAACTAACCGTGCTACTGCGTCCATCAGGACCATCGCGGGTAGTTCTCCACCACTTAACACGTAATCTCCAATCGACCATTCTTCGTCAACCAGATTATCGATTACACGCTCGTCGATTCCTTCATAACGTCCGCAAATTAAAATTGTGCGGTCGTATTGGGCCAGCTTTTTTACACCGGCCTGATCAAGCGGTTTGCCCTGCGGTGATAAGTAGATCACCTTGCTTTGTTCTCCGCCCACCGTTTTGGCAGCAGAGATGGCGTCAGTTAAAGGCTTCACCATCATCAACATACCTGGACCGCCGCCATAAGGGCGGTCATCAACAGTACGATGACGATCATGGGTAAATTCTCTGGGATTAAATGTATCGACGTTAAGAATGCCTGATTTAATTGCCCGCCCTACTACACCCTGCTGAGTGAAAGGGGCAAACATGTCAGGAAACAAACTAACAATGCCAAACCATTTTTCCGCGTTCACTTAAAAACCCGGGTCCCAGTCTACCGTAATTGCTTTGCCTTCTTTGTCCACCGTTTGCACGACAGAATCGAGATCAAACGGCAGTAATCTTTCTTTTTGACCAAATGCATCATTAGCCTTTGCTTTGACTTGTAATACGTCATTCGCGCCGGTATTAAACACATCTTTCACAACACCCAGCTGGTAACCTTGCGTAGTTACTACCTGCATGCCGATCAGCTCGCGCCAGTAAAATTCATCGTCACCTAATTCAGGCAACTGGGCTGCAAGCATGTGAATGTCCAGATTTTTGATGCATTCTGCATCATTCCTGCTATCCACACCCACTATCTTTGCAACCAGAGTTTTACCGTGCGTTCGCCATTGGTCAATCTGGTATTCTTTGCTGTCTCCGATAATCCAGGGACAGTATTCGAAAATACCTTCTGGTGTATCGGTATAGCTGTTGATTTTGACCCAACCTTTCACACCGTAAGGTGCACCGATTTTGCCAATCACAATATTGTCAGACGCTTGACTCATCTATACCCACCAGTACTGCATAGCTTACGCTGCAGTTTTTTTAGCTTCTTTAACCAGAGTAGTTACGCGCTCTGACAAACTTGCACCAACACCAACCCAATATTCAACACGGTCAAGATCTAAACGCAAACGTTCTGCCTGACCTTGTGCTGTAGGATTGAAGAAACCGACGTTTTCGATGAAACGACCGTTTCTGGCGCGGCTGCTGTCAGCCACTACTACTTGATAAAATGGACGCTTTTTCGCGCCACCACGCTGTAAACGAATAGTAACCATAAATGCCTCAAACTCGTTGTAGCGTTACCGTTAACTTAACCTTCTCGTCGATGACAGTTGTACGCCACCAGTCAGAAGGCCGCGGAATTATACGGATCTTCAGCGCAAAAGCAAGTTTAATTGCCCGATACGCGCATGGAAAGGTAAAAGCATTAGGAACGAGATTTTACAAAAAATGAAGCGGCGAGAAATCATATTCCGCCTGCACTTTGCCATGCATATTCCACTGACTGCCGAAATTGCCTGTCGGCTTCGTTATCTACACTCTATTATTACCACCTGATTTGGTTTAAACCCTCAACCATCGAAACTCTCAACCATGACTGAAGTCTCAACAAAGCATGTGCTTTTCTGGTTTGCATCGCTTCTTAAACAGTATCGCTGGCGCGTTGCCGGCGCTGTCGTAGCTCTGCTTGTAGCCTCGTCTGCCTGGCTGGTGCTAGGGCAAGGTATTCGCTACGCCATTGATAAAGGTTTTGTCGCAGATAATTCAGATGTATTGAATCAAGCGGTCATTGCGGTGCTGGTAATCTGCACCGTAGCAAGTTTTGCCACTTATTGTCGCTTTTACCTGATGACCTGGTTAGGCGAGCGGATCAGCGCGGATATCCGTGTACAGGTCTTCCGTCACCTCATGACGCTACCGCCTTCGTTCTTTGCTAAGATCCGTACCGGCGAGGTTATTTCCCGCTTTACCAGCGATACTGCGGTATTGCAGACCGTCATTGGAATGAGTCTCTCCATGGCGCTACGCTCATCCATCACTTTTACCGGCGCACTACTGCTGATGCTGATCACAAGCCCAATGTTGACGTTTTGCGTACTATTAGCAGTACCCGCAGTGCTGGTGCCTATTCGTCTGCTAGCGCCCCAGGTTAGGATTTATGCCCGACGCAGCCAGGATAAAATCGCCGATTTAGGCGCGCATATCGACCAGAGTCTTCATGAAATCATGACCGTTCAGGCATTTAACGCACAAGCAGAAGAGTCGAACCAGTTTACCCGCAGCGTTGAAGATGCTATGTCTACGGCAAAAATGCGGGTTCATTATCGTTCACTACTTATCGGCTTTATTATGCTGTTAAGTCTTACCGCCATTATCATTATTGCGTGGATTGGTGCTCGTCAGGTATTTAGCGGAGATATGACAGGCGGTGAACTGTCTGCATTTCTGTTTTATGCGGTAATGGCCGGCGGCAGTATAGCGACAATAAGCGAAGTCATCGGCGAAGTACAACGCGGTGTCGGAGCTAGTGAGCGATTACTGGAACTGCTCGCTACCCCGGCTACCATTCAGTCTGGTGATGTCCCTCTTGTATTGACCAAAGGTCATCCTCCCGCCATTACTTTTGATAATATTACCTTTGCTTATCCTGGCTCCTGTCCGTTATTTCATCAGTTATCTCTGACAATTCGCGCTGGTGAGAAAGTGGCGCTAGTAGGTGCAAGCGGCGCTGGAAAAACTACATTATTTCAATTAATGCTGCGCTTTTATGATGTCCAACAAGGGCAAATTCGGATCGGTACGCAGCCCATTTCTTCTCTTAAATTAGAAGCATTGCGTGCACATATTGCTATAGTGACTCAGGAGCCTGTTGTTTTTGCTACCACTGTAATGGAAAATATTCGCTACGGTAACATTCATGCTTCGGATGATGCAGTGTTAAAAGCAGCGAAGGCCGCATTTGCTCATGAGTTTATAGACAGACTCGACAACGGCTATCATACGGAATTGGGTGAAAGAGGCGTACGGCTTTCAGGTGGCCAAAAACAGCGTATTGCTATTGCCAGAGCCATACTCGCTGACCGGCCCGTATTGCTACTTGATGAAGCAACAAGCGCGTTGGACGCCATGAGCGAACGTATGGTTCAGCAAGCGTTAAATACGCTGATGGAAGGCAGAACAACTATTGTCATTGCGCATCGGCTGGCGACGGTTCAGCACGCCGATCGTATCGTAGTTATGGACAAAGGTACTATTGTTGCCACCGGAAGCCACGAAGTCTTGCTGAAAAACGATACATTGTATCGAGAGTACGCTGAGCTGCAGTTGCTTACTTAACTTCCTTATGTTGATATTACGTTAATATAATTAACTACCTCAAATAACCTGACTATGCGCCTGGAAACGGCATATTCCAAGCGTGCAGAATCAAGAATGAATCGCGCAGTTTGCGTTATCTTTGATATCGAGTGGACGTACAATGATAAACAGTTTTTCCAAGGGTATTCGCCTGTTTGGCTGGTGCCTGCTTTTCAATGCTTATAGCGTTAGCGCTTATGCTCAGTTCTTTGGCGATAAGCAAGCCAAACTGGTGGTCACTGAACCGTTGGAGTTTCAGTTTGAAACGCTGGAGGTAGAAGCTGTTGGCACTGCAGAAGCGGTACGTTCAATTATACTTTATTCCCCCGTAAGCGACGAAGTCACTGAAGTTAATTTTGTGCCTGGACAATTTGTTGAAGCAGGTAAAGTGCTGGTTCGGCTTGACGATCGCCGTCAGCGGGTAGCGGTAGAACGAGCCAAACTCCAACTAACAGATGCTGAACGCACTTATAAGCGCCTACAGCAAAGCAGCAAACAAGGTGCCATTCCCGAAAGCGAGCTGGATCTAGCGCAAACTGCCAGAGATTTGGCTAAAGTCGCCCTTGAAGAAGCTCAGGCAGATTTAGACGACAGACAAATTGAAGCGCCTTTCGATGGCGTAGTGGGAATTACCGATATAGAAGTGGGTGACCGCATTAATGACCAAACCGCCATTACTACGCTTGATGATCGTTCTAAGCTGTTTGTTAATTTCCGAGCACCAGAAGCGTCTTTAGAGGTATTGCTTAATTCTCCAATGGTGACATTGGAGCCCTGGTCCAACCGCAACAAAGATATTAAAGCTGAAATCGCAGAAGTAGACTCTCGGATTAACGAAGTGGACCGTACATTACGTGCGCGGGCTGTGTTGGATAATAGTCAGGACCGCTATCGTCCGGGCATGAGTTTTCGGGTTAATTTGTCAATTAATGGTAATCAGTATGCGGCCATTCCAGAAGCCGCTCTTTTATGGGGCGCCACAGGGGCCTATGTTTGGATAGCTGAAAATGGAAAAGCGAAACGCGTGGATGTAAAAGTCCATCAACGTCTGCGTGGCACGATTTTGGTTTCTGGAGAACTTGAAGAAGGCGATACGCTAATTTCCGAAGGCATCCAACGTTTGCGGGAAGGTCAGGATATCACCACCGAGCTGGCTCGGAGTGCGGCTGATGAGTAAAAATAATGTACAGGTAAATGATTTGCCATCCACGGCAATTCGGCGACCGGTATTAATTGTGGTACTAAACCTGCTGATTGTAATTGCCGGGTTTGCCGCTCTGGAAGGTTTAGAAGTCCGTGAGCTTCCGGATGTAGATACACCAACCATTACCGTCACGGCGGAACTTCCTGGCGGATCGCCGGAAACCGTTGATGCTGAAGTCACCAGCCGGCTGGAAGGAGCGGTAGCGCGGGTAAGTGGTGTGAAGGATATTTACGCCCAAAGCGAAGAAGGATCGGCGCGGGTAAGAGTTGAGTTTCGGCCGGGAATAAATTTAGAAGATGCAGCAAATGAAACCCGTGAGTCGGTGAGTCGGGTTCAACGCCAACTACCAGAGGATGTCGAGCAGGTTTCTATCATTCGCGCCGATAATGATGCGCAAGCAGTAGTAAGTCTGGCGATTTCCAGCGATATTCTGGATATGGAATCCCTCACCCAGCGTGTAGATACCGATCTTGCTCCGCTGTTTTTGAGCATCCCCGGTGTAGCGGATGTGACTTTAAGTGGCGATCGCGAACGGGTATTACGTGTGTCCGTTGATCCTCTCCGACTGACCAGTTACGGATTGTCTATGACCGATGTGGGAGAGGCTTTGAGGTTAGCACCTTTTGATGTGCCTGCAGGCAGCATCCAGTCTGAAGATCAATCTTTAATTGTGCGTGCCGATGCCACCTCAGTCACCGCTGAAGATGTTGCCAGTATCGTATTAAGCGGCAATATTCGTATTGGCGATGTGGCAAGTGTGTATTTTAGTCCGGCAGATTCTACCAGCGTCGTCCGGCTAGACGGCAAAGCGGTTATTGGCCTTGGCATCATTCGCCAAGCCAGCTCTAATACTATCGAAATTTCAGACGAAGTATTAGCGATGGTGAAAGATTTAGACAAGCGCTTCACTGACATGGATATCGTAGTAACTGCAGACGATGCAGAATTTATCCGCGATTCGGTGAGCGAGGTGGTGGAATCATTGAGTCTCACCATCCTACTGGTAGTATTTACCTTGCTGGTATTCATCGGTTCCTGGCGCGCAACGCTTGTCCCCGCTCTTTCTATTCCAGTATCACTTGCGGGTGCACTGGCTATCATCTGGGCGCTGGGTTTTTCTGTTAATATTCTTACTCTTTTAGCCTTGGTACTCGCAACCGGCATGATTGTCGATGATGCCATTGTAGTTTCAGAAAATATTCAGCGACGTCGGGGCATGGGACTAGGCGCTCGGGCAGCTGCCGTTATTGGCACAAGAGAAGTTTTCTTTGCTGTAGTGGCAACCACTGCGGTATTAGCTTCTGTGTTTATTCCTATTGCGTTTTTACCGTCTACCGCAGGAAAGCTGTTTCGAGAATTTGGCGGGGTGTTAGCCGGCGCGGTAATTATCTCTTCTTTTGTCGCTCTGTCGCTAGTGCCTGCCTTAACGGCTCGTCTTCCTATAAAAGTCGACAACGGCAAAGAAAGCTTTTTCTCGAAAACCTTCGGCCGGTTTGGCAATTTCTGTTTGCATCTTTATCAGCGTTCACTTTTATGGTCGCTTAAATACGCCTGGTTAATCGTTGGTCTTAGCATCCTGGCGGGGGTCGGCGCATGGTTTACGGCGCAACACATTGATAATGAACTACTTCCGAGCGAAGACCGCGGCACCATTCGTATTTTTGCTCGCGGGCCAGATGGCGCGGGTATAAATTTCATGGATCGCCAGGCGTTTAAGATGGAAGAGCTGTTGATGCCTTACGTCGAAAACGGCACCATCGATTCAATTTATACCGTAGTGGGTAATTGGGATCCAAATATAGTTTTTATTACGGCGCCGCTTAAACATTGGGATGATCGTGACAAGTCGCTTCAGGAGATAGTGGATGAAATTGGTCCTCCTTTACAGAATATTCCTGGTGCTCCAGGCAATGCTTTTGGCGATAACAGCCTTAATTTACGAGGCCAGGGCGGAGGCATGGAATTAGCGCTAACAGGAGATAGCTATGACAATATATATCGTGCTGCCCAGGATTTTGCTGTTCAGATAGAAGACAATATTCCTGAGCTTGGGGCTCCGCGTATCAGCTACGAGCCCACGCAGCCGCAACTTCGAATAAATATAGATCGCCGCCGCGCGGAAGAACTGGGGATTCCTCTTAATGACATAGCCAGTACGTTACGTGCAGCCGTTAATGGTGATGACATTACCGATTTGAATGTTGGCGATCAAGCCATTCCTATTATGTTGCAGTCCAGTGACAGGACCACCAGTGATCCTTCAGATCTAACTAACCTGTACGTAAAATCAAATACCGGCAATTTGGTTCCGCTTTCCAGCGTAGCGTATATAAGCGAAGAAGGTGTAGCCGCCGAATTGGAGCGTCAGGCCCAACGTCGCGCTATTAAACTGGAAATGGAACTACCGGACGACATTGCGATAAATGAGGCCGTAGAGCGCATTCGAGCGTTACAAGGAAACCTTCCTGATGGTATTGGTCTTATCTTTTTA
Coding sequences:
- the tyrA gene encoding bifunctional chorismate mutase/prephenate dehydrogenase, translated to MTDFSQRLNYLRKGIDELDSQLVQLLAKRAELTTQVGQVKAETGMPVYVPEREKALIAKRRAQAEEAGVSADLTEDLLRRIMRESYHTQNNRYRCVNPEAGNIVIVGGRGALGRVFVGLFEKSSYNVSVVEKDDWEKPAIATVLANAKLVVVAVPITLTESVIRRLNNLPRDCILADITSVKAKPLEAMLETHQGPVVGLHPMFGPDSPGMIKQVVVVCHGRHEASYEWLLQQMITWGAALHYSSAEEHDQAMAYIQVMRHFNTFVYGAHLKGENPDLRSLTVFSSPIYRLELAMVGRLFAQAPELYADIIFHNPKNFALLRRFHNRFGDALDVLESGDKKAFIKQFLSIGKWFGDYAKKCLVGSKRLLLKADDDEMLRK
- a CDS encoding 3-deoxy-7-phosphoheptulonate synthase — translated: MIKDTVNNVHVSAEDVLVTPDALAAELPVSDSALQAISEARKTISDIIHGRDHRFLVVCGPCSIHDIDAAKDYALRLKELHESCKDTLFIVMRVYFEKPRTTTGWKGLINDPHIDGTFDIEAGLRKARELLIWLAELQLPVATEALDPISPQYLAELFSWSAIGARTAESQTHREMASGLSMPVGFKNGTDGSLDIAINALKSAASGHRFMGINKQGQVSIIGTRGNPDGHIILRGGKQPNYDSVCVSECEGELVNANLTAGLMVDCSHANSSKDYRRQPLVAQNVVNQILEGNQSIIGVMLESHIHAGSQKAEGKKPDELEYGVSITDGCIDWATTENLISQTRDKLITVLPLRQNKRDAVA
- a CDS encoding maltose acetyltransferase domain-containing protein, giving the protein MPTVDTSHPEWQKMVSGQWYLTGAKLLSQARAATKIRCQEINQLLPDSAERLAKLQTLLPNVSPSSLSVGKQFYCDYGVNIFAAEGLSVGDNVVMLDASSIRFDKNVTLEDRVVISALTHHKDAKRRAQGWQQALPVMVGENVVLGAGVTICPGAIVPANTHVQAGTVVTAPRNF
- the rplS gene encoding 50S ribosomal protein L19, translating into MSKVSQDIIKKIEQAQLKTDVPAFGPGDTVIVKVRVTEGDKERLQAYEGVVIAKRNRGLHSAFTVRKISSGEGVERVFQTHSPAISSIEVKRRGAVRRAKLYYLRERSGKSARIKEKLN
- the trmD gene encoding tRNA (guanosine(37)-N1)-methyltransferase TrmD yields the protein MNAEKWFGIVSLFPDMFAPFTQQGVVGRAIKSGILNVDTFNPREFTHDRHRTVDDRPYGGGPGMLMMVKPLTDAISAAKTVGGEQSKVIYLSPQGKPLDQAGVKKLAQYDRTILICGRYEGIDERVIDNLVDEEWSIGDYVLSGGELPAMVLMDAVARLVPGVLGHQASAVEDSFTDGLLDCPHYTRPEVLDGEAVPPVLLSGDHEKIRQWRLMQSLGRTWQRRPELLNHLALTEEQQRLLDTFKLQLQQDDS
- the rimM gene encoding ribosome maturation factor RimM (Essential for efficient processing of 16S rRNA), whose protein sequence is MSQASDNIVIGKIGAPYGVKGWVKINSYTDTPEGIFEYCPWIIGDSKEYQIDQWRTHGKTLVAKIVGVDSRNDAECIKNLDIHMLAAQLPELGDDEFYWRELIGMQVVTTQGYQLGVVKDVFNTGANDVLQVKAKANDAFGQKERLLPFDLDSVVQTVDKEGKAITVDWDPGF
- the rpsP gene encoding 30S ribosomal protein S16, whose protein sequence is MVTIRLQRGGAKKRPFYQVVVADSSRARNGRFIENVGFFNPTAQGQAERLRLDLDRVEYWVGVGASLSERVTTLVKEAKKTAA
- a CDS encoding ABC transporter transmembrane domain-containing protein is translated as MTEVSTKHVLFWFASLLKQYRWRVAGAVVALLVASSAWLVLGQGIRYAIDKGFVADNSDVLNQAVIAVLVICTVASFATYCRFYLMTWLGERISADIRVQVFRHLMTLPPSFFAKIRTGEVISRFTSDTAVLQTVIGMSLSMALRSSITFTGALLLMLITSPMLTFCVLLAVPAVLVPIRLLAPQVRIYARRSQDKIADLGAHIDQSLHEIMTVQAFNAQAEESNQFTRSVEDAMSTAKMRVHYRSLLIGFIMLLSLTAIIIIAWIGARQVFSGDMTGGELSAFLFYAVMAGGSIATISEVIGEVQRGVGASERLLELLATPATIQSGDVPLVLTKGHPPAITFDNITFAYPGSCPLFHQLSLTIRAGEKVALVGASGAGKTTLFQLMLRFYDVQQGQIRIGTQPISSLKLEALRAHIAIVTQEPVVFATTVMENIRYGNIHASDDAVLKAAKAAFAHEFIDRLDNGYHTELGERGVRLSGGQKQRIAIARAILADRPVLLLDEATSALDAMSERMVQQALNTLMEGRTTIVIAHRLATVQHADRIVVMDKGTIVATGSHEVLLKNDTLYREYAELQLLT
- a CDS encoding efflux RND transporter periplasmic adaptor subunit — encoded protein: MINSFSKGIRLFGWCLLFNAYSVSAYAQFFGDKQAKLVVTEPLEFQFETLEVEAVGTAEAVRSIILYSPVSDEVTEVNFVPGQFVEAGKVLVRLDDRRQRVAVERAKLQLTDAERTYKRLQQSSKQGAIPESELDLAQTARDLAKVALEEAQADLDDRQIEAPFDGVVGITDIEVGDRINDQTAITTLDDRSKLFVNFRAPEASLEVLLNSPMVTLEPWSNRNKDIKAEIAEVDSRINEVDRTLRARAVLDNSQDRYRPGMSFRVNLSINGNQYAAIPEAALLWGATGAYVWIAENGKAKRVDVKVHQRLRGTILVSGELEEGDTLISEGIQRLREGQDITTELARSAADE
- a CDS encoding efflux RND transporter permease subunit — its product is MSKNNVQVNDLPSTAIRRPVLIVVLNLLIVIAGFAALEGLEVRELPDVDTPTITVTAELPGGSPETVDAEVTSRLEGAVARVSGVKDIYAQSEEGSARVRVEFRPGINLEDAANETRESVSRVQRQLPEDVEQVSIIRADNDAQAVVSLAISSDILDMESLTQRVDTDLAPLFLSIPGVADVTLSGDRERVLRVSVDPLRLTSYGLSMTDVGEALRLAPFDVPAGSIQSEDQSLIVRADATSVTAEDVASIVLSGNIRIGDVASVYFSPADSTSVVRLDGKAVIGLGIIRQASSNTIEISDEVLAMVKDLDKRFTDMDIVVTADDAEFIRDSVSEVVESLSLTILLVVFTLLVFIGSWRATLVPALSIPVSLAGALAIIWALGFSVNILTLLALVLATGMIVDDAIVVSENIQRRRGMGLGARAAAVIGTREVFFAVVATTAVLASVFIPIAFLPSTAGKLFREFGGVLAGAVIISSFVALSLVPALTARLPIKVDNGKESFFSKTFGRFGNFCLHLYQRSLLWSLKYAWLIVGLSILAGVGAWFTAQHIDNELLPSEDRGTIRIFARGPDGAGINFMDRQAFKMEELLMPYVENGTIDSIYTVVGNWDPNIVFITAPLKHWDDRDKSLQEIVDEIGPPLQNIPGAPGNAFGDNSLNLRGQGGGMELALTGDSYDNIYRAAQDFAVQIEDNIPELGAPRISYEPTQPQLRINIDRRRAEELGIPLNDIASTLRAAVNGDDITDLNVGDQAIPIMLQSSDRTTSDPSDLTNLYVKSNTGNLVPLSSVAYISEEGVAAELERQAQRRAIKLEMELPDDIAINEAVERIRALQGNLPDGIGLIFLGEAQTFEETSKQIALTYVLAFIIVLLVLAAQFESLNSAVVVMLTVPFGIAAAIYALFLTNTTINVYSQIGLVMLIGLLAKNAILLIEFADQLRDQGYSVYDAIVEAGKVRLRPIMMTLVSTILGGLPLILSTGAGAESRNAIGWVVFGGLGIAVIFTLYLTPVLYLGLARFSKPRADESQRLERELASADEQQTAI